One genomic region from Streptomyces sp. NBC_01304 encodes:
- a CDS encoding DUF4232 domain-containing protein, whose translation MRTAISVSVPAALAGVLLLTACGGTEQSGAPASSGCRALPGSGNSDPARLERDGVRIVGLCGDSPSEASYEIANASEETLAYTITFNLTNSAGQAMDVVDRTVSMVGAGETVRRTLDLGAHEGATVSKVRSVPAREATSADEPCPSSGMRVYADEGDAAMGLRVIGLHLENCGKQTITLNGHPELQLLDGERKLITGVKILHGSGGISTGTGFDDPARPVTLKPGEAARSGLLWRNTTEMSEDGPVNVPYVRVLAKPGAAPVIVTPELDLGTTGKLGVSPWKADQGARG comes from the coding sequence ATGCGCACTGCCATATCCGTGTCCGTTCCCGCCGCCCTCGCGGGCGTCCTCCTGCTCACCGCATGCGGCGGTACCGAGCAGTCCGGGGCGCCGGCGTCCTCCGGGTGCCGGGCCTTGCCCGGGAGCGGGAACAGTGATCCCGCCAGGCTGGAACGGGACGGGGTGCGGATCGTCGGGCTGTGCGGTGACTCCCCGAGTGAGGCCTCGTACGAGATCGCCAACGCGTCCGAGGAGACGCTCGCGTACACCATCACGTTCAACCTCACGAACAGCGCGGGTCAGGCGATGGACGTCGTGGACCGGACGGTGAGCATGGTCGGGGCGGGGGAGACGGTCCGGCGCACCCTCGACCTGGGCGCCCACGAAGGCGCGACGGTCAGCAAGGTCAGGAGCGTCCCCGCGCGCGAGGCGACCTCCGCCGACGAGCCGTGCCCGTCCTCGGGGATGCGGGTGTACGCGGATGAGGGCGACGCGGCGATGGGCCTGCGCGTCATCGGGCTCCACCTGGAGAACTGCGGCAAGCAGACCATCACCCTCAACGGCCATCCGGAGCTCCAACTCCTCGACGGCGAACGGAAATTGATCACCGGCGTGAAGATCCTGCACGGCAGCGGCGGCATCTCCACCGGCACCGGCTTCGACGACCCGGCCCGCCCCGTGACCCTGAAGCCCGGCGAGGCGGCCCGCTCCGGCCTGCTCTGGCGCAATACGACGGAGATGAGCGAGGACGGCCCGGTGAACGTGCCGTACGTCCGCGTCCTCGCGAAGCCCGGTGCGGCGCCGGTGATCGTGACGCCGGAGCTCGATCTCGGGACCACGGGGAAGTTGGGCGTCAGCCCCTGGAAGGCGGATCAGGGCGCGCGAGGGTGA
- a CDS encoding ABC transporter permease — MGTLFRLATADFRDRVRRPAYAAILCAAVGLGYLATPGKDAGWVVMQIGRYRGEYNSAYIGMVVALAGAVWLCLGGFYVVRNAISRDESTGVGRLLAATPISNTSYLLAKFLSSVLVLASMLGVLVVTALVMQPARGEVMAVDPVELLKPFVLIALPLMVFTAAAALLFETIPLLRAGLGNILWFFIWAFIAIGGQSPDAPLGGIGVHGVVRSLGGDMKAQGIDPTQVGEFSLGLTLVEKPLDTFVWHGFDPGAGYLLSRLALVLIAVALVLVPALWFPRFDPARGREPADRAKKSGPDWAVPGHQVVPGHQVVPGHLAGPGAAAPGQPFPVTPAVVMHAEPDAPRSDTFRGVPKAPVRRGNATLRLLLGEVRILIQGTPLWWWGGVAALAALSQMVTPATGVARFLLPMSWIWPVLIWSRLGTQRHESGVEAILGAYPAARRRIAAEWGAGFLLTAVAGSGPALRMLTGSDAVGLFHWFLGALFIPSFALVLGTLSRTHRLFQFAYLPLWYGTVNGITPLDFMGALRDSGGTPVGMSPGLLLGSTAVMLGIVFASSAARRATS; from the coding sequence ATGGGAACCCTCTTCCGGCTCGCCACCGCCGACTTCCGGGACCGGGTACGGCGCCCGGCGTACGCGGCCATCCTCTGCGCGGCCGTAGGTCTCGGCTACTTGGCCACCCCCGGCAAGGACGCCGGCTGGGTCGTCATGCAGATCGGCCGCTACCGCGGCGAGTACAACAGCGCCTACATCGGCATGGTCGTCGCCCTCGCGGGCGCGGTCTGGCTCTGCCTCGGCGGCTTCTACGTCGTACGCAACGCCATCTCCCGCGACGAGAGCACCGGCGTGGGACGGCTGCTCGCGGCCACCCCGATCAGCAACACCTCATATCTGCTGGCCAAGTTCCTCAGCAGTGTGCTGGTCCTGGCCTCCATGCTGGGCGTGCTCGTGGTCACCGCGCTGGTCATGCAGCCGGCCCGTGGGGAGGTCATGGCGGTCGACCCCGTCGAACTGCTCAAGCCCTTCGTGCTGATCGCGCTGCCGCTCATGGTCTTCACCGCCGCCGCGGCGCTGCTCTTCGAGACGATCCCCCTGCTGCGGGCGGGACTCGGCAACATCCTGTGGTTCTTCATCTGGGCGTTCATCGCCATCGGCGGCCAGTCGCCCGACGCCCCGCTCGGCGGGATCGGTGTGCACGGGGTGGTGCGGTCGCTCGGCGGTGACATGAAGGCCCAGGGCATCGACCCCACGCAGGTCGGCGAGTTCAGCCTCGGCCTGACCCTGGTGGAGAAGCCGCTCGACACGTTCGTCTGGCACGGCTTCGACCCCGGCGCCGGCTATCTGCTCTCCCGCCTCGCCCTGGTCCTGATCGCGGTCGCCCTCGTCCTGGTCCCGGCCCTGTGGTTCCCGCGCTTCGACCCGGCGCGCGGCCGCGAACCGGCCGACCGAGCAAAGAAGTCGGGACCCGACTGGGCAGTCCCCGGGCACCAGGTCGTCCCCGGGCACCAGGTAGTCCCCGGGCACCTGGCCGGGCCCGGCGCGGCAGCCCCCGGACAGCCGTTCCCGGTCACCCCCGCCGTCGTCATGCACGCGGAGCCCGACGCTCCCCGCTCCGACACCTTCCGCGGCGTACCCAAGGCACCGGTCCGACGTGGCAACGCGACCCTGCGCCTGCTCCTCGGCGAGGTGCGCATCCTGATCCAGGGCACCCCGCTGTGGTGGTGGGGCGGAGTGGCCGCGCTCGCCGCGCTCTCCCAGATGGTCACTCCCGCGACGGGCGTCGCCCGCTTCCTGCTGCCGATGTCCTGGATCTGGCCGGTGCTGATCTGGTCCCGGCTCGGCACCCAGCGCCACGAGTCCGGAGTCGAGGCCATCCTCGGCGCCTACCCCGCCGCGCGCCGCCGGATCGCCGCGGAATGGGGGGCGGGCTTCCTGCTCACCGCTGTCGCGGGCAGCGGACCGGCCCTGCGCATGCTCACCGGCTCGGACGCCGTCGGCCTGTTCCACTGGTTCCTCGGCGCGCTGTTCATCCCCTCCTTCGCCCTTGTCCTGGGCACCCTCAGCCGCACCCACCGCCTCTTCCAGTTCGCCTATCTGCCGCTGTGGTACGGCACGGTCAACGGCATCACGCCGCTCGACTTCATGGGCGCGCTGCGCGACTCGGGCGGTACGCCGGTGGGCATGTCCCCGGGTCTGCTCCTCGGCAGTACCGCGGTGATGCTCGGCATCGTCTTCGCGTCGAGCGCGGCCCGCCGCGCCACCTCGTGA
- a CDS encoding ABC transporter ATP-binding protein, translating into MLELIDITKVYRGGKRAVDGMTLRMESGMLGLLGPNGAGKSSLMRIASTVTRPTGGQVLFNGTDVVAEPDVLRRALGYLPQDFGVYPNLTSREFLSYLAAAKGLSARSARARIDELLELVNLTEAVKRPLGKYSGGMMRRVGIAQALLADPQVIIVDEPTAGLDPEERVRFRNLLSDLAADRVVMLSTHIVSDVESVASDIAVVAQGRLLRRGSPEDLLAAVAGRVWDVLVDPADVAAVQQRHLVSRMVRTSSGVRVRLLAPVPPYATAQQVTPDLEDAYLAIVNEVGPKRREFSTVDRTMDLKGGR; encoded by the coding sequence ATGCTGGAACTCATCGACATCACCAAGGTCTACCGCGGCGGCAAGCGCGCCGTGGACGGCATGACCCTGCGCATGGAGAGCGGAATGCTCGGCCTGCTCGGCCCCAACGGCGCCGGCAAGTCCTCGTTGATGCGGATCGCCTCCACCGTCACCAGGCCCACCGGCGGCCAGGTCCTGTTCAACGGCACCGATGTGGTGGCCGAGCCCGACGTCCTGCGCCGGGCCCTCGGCTATCTGCCGCAGGACTTCGGGGTCTACCCGAACCTCACCTCGCGGGAGTTCCTGTCCTACCTGGCGGCCGCCAAGGGCCTGTCCGCCCGCTCGGCCCGCGCCCGCATCGACGAGCTGCTCGAACTGGTCAACCTGACCGAGGCGGTCAAGCGCCCCCTGGGCAAGTACTCCGGCGGCATGATGCGCCGCGTCGGCATCGCCCAGGCGCTGCTCGCCGACCCGCAGGTGATCATCGTCGACGAGCCCACCGCGGGCCTCGACCCCGAGGAGCGCGTCCGCTTCCGCAACCTGCTCAGCGATCTGGCCGCCGACCGCGTGGTCATGCTCTCCACCCACATCGTCTCCGACGTGGAGTCGGTCGCCTCCGACATCGCGGTCGTCGCCCAGGGGCGGCTGCTGCGCCGGGGTTCCCCGGAGGACCTCCTCGCGGCGGTGGCCGGCCGGGTGTGGGACGTTCTCGTGGACCCGGCCGATGTCGCCGCCGTACAGCAGCGCCACCTGGTGAGCCGGATGGTGCGCACCAGCAGCGGCGTACGGGTGCGGCTGCTCGCCCCTGTGCCGCCGTACGCCACCGCCCAGCAGGTCACCCCCGACCTGGAGGACGCCTACCTGGCCATCGTCAACGAAGTCGGCCCGAAGAGGCGCGAGTTCAGCACGGTGGACCGGACCATGGACCTGAAGGGCGGCCGGTGA
- a CDS encoding sensor histidine kinase encodes MTGTMRDTTFGRRRGLWCGLTLVLLGLPAFLGPPMALLLALAAIAAVLATLVRWPSEGVSPSRPLGRVTVIRAGYAVAGVSLAVDLGYRGQQGLTLLWMPFEFAALLVLTARLVRRASRPVLPATLLAVTSLVLPLRFTVRNPESGANGSLLMVVLTLVPVICAIGIGMRLRGTDTRNRQAVLDARRNQRLHMARVLHDFVAHELTGMVLEVQAARTTAYAPEEYDAFLARLEESGLRALDQMDRTLDTLRQAEQLPAHGSAAKEPDQAPTRVHGLVDLPDLTARFSESTSIPTRLDLDEALVDALRREIDETAYTLVLEALTNVRRHAAGAASVRVSARRDAEARLCVQVTDDGGQSSPLVEDREGGGTGLAGLDERFALLGGALEAGPDGTGWQVTGTLPLLQRLDAAG; translated from the coding sequence AGACACAACCTTCGGACGCCGGCGGGGCCTTTGGTGCGGGCTGACACTCGTCCTGCTGGGACTTCCCGCCTTCCTCGGCCCGCCCATGGCCCTGCTTCTCGCGCTTGCCGCGATCGCCGCCGTGCTGGCCACGCTGGTGCGTTGGCCGTCAGAGGGCGTCTCCCCGAGCCGTCCCCTGGGCCGGGTCACCGTGATCCGGGCCGGATACGCGGTCGCCGGGGTGTCCCTCGCGGTGGACCTCGGCTACCGCGGGCAGCAGGGGCTGACGCTGCTGTGGATGCCCTTCGAGTTCGCGGCGCTGTTGGTCCTCACCGCCCGCCTGGTGCGCCGTGCATCCCGCCCGGTGCTCCCGGCGACGCTCCTCGCGGTCACCTCGCTGGTGCTCCCGTTGCGCTTCACCGTGCGCAATCCCGAGTCGGGTGCCAACGGCTCCCTGCTCATGGTGGTGCTCACGCTGGTGCCGGTGATCTGCGCGATCGGCATCGGCATGCGGCTGCGCGGCACGGACACCCGGAACCGCCAGGCCGTCCTCGATGCCCGCAGGAACCAGCGGCTGCACATGGCCCGGGTCCTGCACGACTTCGTCGCCCATGAACTGACCGGCATGGTCCTCGAAGTCCAGGCGGCGCGCACCACCGCCTACGCCCCCGAGGAGTACGACGCCTTCCTCGCCCGCCTCGAGGAGTCGGGGCTGCGGGCCCTCGACCAGATGGACCGGACCCTGGACACCCTGCGCCAGGCCGAGCAACTGCCCGCCCACGGGAGCGCCGCCAAGGAGCCGGACCAGGCCCCGACCCGGGTCCACGGACTCGTCGATCTGCCCGACCTCACGGCCCGCTTCTCGGAATCGACCTCCATCCCCACCCGACTCGACCTGGACGAAGCCCTCGTGGACGCGTTGCGCCGGGAGATCGACGAGACCGCGTACACCCTGGTCCTCGAAGCGCTGACGAACGTGCGCCGTCATGCGGCGGGCGCGGCTTCGGTCCGGGTGAGCGCACGCCGCGACGCCGAGGCCCGGCTGTGCGTCCAGGTCACCGACGACGGCGGGCAGAGCAGCCCGCTGGTCGAGGACCGGGAGGGCGGCGGCACCGGCCTCGCGGGTCTCGACGAGCGGTTCGCCCTGCTGGGCGGGGCACTTGAGGCAGGCCCGGACGGCACGGGCTGGCAGGTCACCGGCACTCTCCCCCTGCTGCAGCGGCTCGACGCCGCCGGCTGA